The Streptomyces taklimakanensis nucleotide sequence GCGTACAGCAGGCGCTGGGTCGGATCGAGGGCGATGTGACGCGGGGACCTGCCTCCGCAGGGGTGGTGGGAGACGGGGCGCAGCCGGGCCGTGTCCAGGGGGTCGACGGCGAGGACGGCGATCAGATCGTGTCCTCGGTTGGAGGCGTACACGAACCTGCCGTCCGCCGAGACCAGCACCTCGGCGGCGGTGGTGCCCTCCGCCGAGGCGCCCTCCGGCAGGACGGGGACGGTGGCGACGGGGGTGAGGGTGCCGCGGTCCGGGTCGTAGGCACACGAGGTGAGGGTGGAGTCCAGCTCGCCCAGGACGTAGGCGGTGCGCCCGGAGGGGTGCAGGGCCAGGTGCCGGGGGCCGGATCCGGACGGCATGGGCACCCGGGTGCCCTCGTCCAGCCGTCCGCGTCGGGGGTCGAAGCGGTGGACGTGGACGGAGTCGGTGCCCAGGTCGGCGGTGAGCAGCCGCCTCCCGGTGGGATCGGGCAGCACCATGTGGGCGTGGGGGCCCTCCTGCCGGTCGGGGTCGGGGCCGGAGCCGGTGTACCGCACCACCTGGGTGACCCCTTTCGGGGCCCCGTCGGGCCGCAGCGCCACGACGGCCACGGTGCCGGAGGTGTAGTTGGCGGTGAACAGATGGCGCCCGCCGGGGTGGAGGGCGAGGTGGCAGGGGTGCGCGCCGCCGCTGGGCGCCTTCCCCAGGAGACGGCGGAGGGTGCCGTCCGGGGCGAGCGCGTGGGCGACGACCCGTCCGTCGGTCGTCTCGTTGACGGCGTACAGGACGCGGCCGGTCGCCGACAGGGCCAGGAAGGAGGGGTCCGCCGCGGGGGTCACCTCCTCCACCCGGAGGGCGCCGGTGACCGGGTCCGCGCTCGCCGTGCCGATGCCGTGGGCGGTGTCGTCGCCGGTGTAGGCGCCCAGGTGGACCCTTGGTCGACGGCCGCCCGGGGTGGGACGCGCGGTGGCCGTGGGCGCCGACGCGAGACCTCCGGCCGCGGCGCCGAGCAGGGTGAGAGCCGTACGGCGGGTCGGGCGCCGCTGGTGGTCCGTCATCGTGTCCTCCGGGGGTGGGAGCGGTTCCACACGGTTGTCCGTACAGCATCACCGTCCGCGTCGCCCCGGGGAAGGGGCCCGCCCCACCGGGCCCTCCGGGACGCCCCGGCGACCGTCGCCGCTTGGGGTCTCGGGGGCCGTCGGGGAGGTGTGGCGGTACGGGTCCGGGTGGCGTAGGGTGCCCGACACCGTATGGGAGCGCTCCCATCCCCGGGGCGCGCCTCGGCGACTTCCGACGGAGACCTCCATGCGCCTGCTTCCCCGCGCCGCCCGGCGGCCGTCCTCCCGCCCGCTCGGCGCCCTCGCCCTGGCCGTCGTCACCGTGGTGACCGCCACCGGCGGCACCGCGCCCTCCTCCGACCGCCACGGCGGGCCCGGGGGCCGCGACGGGCACCCGCGCGGCTGCGCGGCCGGCGCCGCCCTGCTGTTCTGCGAGGACTTCGAGGACCTGCCGCGCGGCGCGGGCACCAGCCCGAACTGGGGCGTGGACACCCGACACGGGACACTGGCCGTCGAGGTCGACCGCGGGCGCGGCGGCAAGCACCGCCACAACCGGGTGCTGCGGTTGCGCACCGAGGGCAACGGACACGCCTTCGTGGAGGTGGACGACTTCGACGCCCCCGGCAACGGCTTCTTCGGTCGGATGCGGGTCCGCGTCGACGCCTTCCCCACCGTCCCGGACTGGGCCCACTTCACCCTGGTGGAGGCCGTCGGGCGTGGCGACGGCAGCGTGGTGCGGCCGATCGGCGGCCAGTACGTACCGACCGTGGGCGGCGGCGTCCCGTTGTGGGGCGTCGGCTCCGACGGCGGCCCCACGGGCGACTGGACCGACTGGCGCGAGTCCGCCCCGGCCGAGGCCGGCAGGTGGACGTGCCTGGAGTGGGAGCTGGACGCGAGCGACAACCGCGTCTCGGTCCGGATCGACGGCGAGCCCAAGCCCGACCTGACCGTCACCACCACCCGCCACGGTGGCAACCCCGTCGACTTCGTCCTCCCCGACGTCGACACCGTCCGCATCGGCCGGCAGCTCTACCAGGGGGACCCCACCCCCGACTCCTACGACCTGCTCCTGGACGACCTGGCACTGTCCACCGAGCGCGTCGGCTGCGACCGCTGAGGACCGCCCCGCCGGGCCGCCCGGACGGCGGAGCGCCGGACGAGCCGGAGCGACGCCGGCTGTGATGTCGGGAATGACGCCGGGAAACACCGAAAACGACGCCGGGACCGTCCTCGGCGAGGACGGTCCCGGCGGACCGGTGGTGCGGTGCGGACGGCGGGTCAGCGGGCCAGGCGGTGGGCCTCCGTCAGATGGCGCACCGCCTTGGCGTACTCGCCGGACGCCAGGGCGTGGTCGGCGTCGGCGGTGCGGGCCACGGCCTTCCCCGACGCGTCGTCACCCGCCCGCAGCAGGGCCGCCTGGGCGATGTCGCGGGCGACGGAGACCACCTCGTCGGCCAGGAGGTAGGGGTCGCCCTTCACCCTCTCCAGCTTCCCGGCGGCCTTGCCCAGCGACCTCAGCACCGCGTGCGCGTCGCGCACCGTGCCGTCGGCGCGCCAGTGGGAGCCCTTGAGTGCGTGGCGCAGGTGGGCGGCGGCCGCGCGGGCGGCGCCGTCGCGGCGACGGTCCAGCAGGTCGTCGCGGACCTCCGCCAGCCGGTCGCGGGCGCTGTCGGTGCGCAGGCCCCAGCCGTACGGGTAGAGCGGGGCGTACTCCCGGTCGCCGACGTTGACCGGCACCTGCTCGGCCGACCTCGGCCAGCTCACCGGGAGCCGTCCGGTGAAGGGACGCTCGCCGAAGAGGGTGTCGGCGACACCCGCGCCCTCGCTGCCCGGGAGCCAGGAGGCCACCAGGGCGTCGATGTCGCCCAGCTGGTCGGTGACGATCTGCGGACGGCCGGAGACGATCAGCACCGCGCAGTCCATGGCGCCGCAGACGGTGTCGATCGCCTTCCGGTCGGCGTCGGACAGCCTCAGGTCGTGGCCGTTGCCGACGTCGCCGACGCCTTCGGCGTACGGGGTCTCGCCGACCACGACGACACCGACCTCGTGTCCGCCGGTGGGCGCGGAGGCGTCCTCGCTGAAGGTGACCTCGGCCTCGGGCGCGACCTCGCCAAGGCCCTCCAGGATCGTGGTGCCCTCGGTGATGTCACCGGAGGTGCCCTGCCAGGTGATGGTCCAACCGCCGCTCTGGTTGCCCAGGTCGTCGGCGTTGGAGCCGGCGACGTAGAGCTTCTCGTCGCCCTTCAGCGGCAGCAGGTCCCCGTCGTTCTTCAGCAGCACCTGGGAGTCGGCGGCGGCCTCGCGGGCGAGCCCGCGGTGCTCCGCGGAGCCGACCTCGTCCAGGTGGGTGCGGTCGGCGTAGGGCTTCTCGAACAGGCCCAGCTGGAACTTCTTGGTCAGGATGCGGGCGACCGCGTCGTCGATCCGGGACATCGGGACCGCGCCGGAGTCGACCTGCTCCCTCAGGGTGGAGGTGAAGGCCTTGTAGTCGTACGGGACCATGATCATGTCCAGGCCGGCGTTGATCGAGGTCCGCACGTCGGAGGCGTAGTCGCCGGGGATCTGGTCGATGGCCTGCCAGTCGCTGATCACGAAGCCGTCGAAGCCGAGTTCGCCCTTGAGGACGTCGGTGATCAGGTCGGCGTGGGCGTGCATCTTGACCGGCCCCTCGCCGTCGCCGAGGAAGTCGACGCTGGAGAAGGACGGCATCACGGTACCGACGCCCTCGTCCACCGCCTCGACGAACGGGGCGATGTGGACGGCCTCCAGTTCCTGCCGCGTCGTCCGGGTGACGCCCTGGTCGATGGTGTAGGTGCCGGTGGTGGAGGAGCCGAACTCGGTTCCGCCGTCGCCGACGTAGTGCTTGGCGGTGGCCAGCACCCGGTCGGCGTCCTTCAGATCACTGCCGTCGGCGCGGCCCTGGTGGCCCTCGACGGCCGTGGCGAGCCGGGTGACCAGCGCCGGGTCCTCGCTGTAGGCCTCGTACGCCCGGCCCCAGCGTTCGTCACGGCTGACGCACAGACAGGGGCTGAAGTTCCACGGGATGCCGGTGGCGCGGACCTCCTCGGCGGTGACGTGCGCCGTGTCCTCCACCAGTTCCGGGTCGCGGGCGGCGCCGAGGCCGGTGTTGTGCGGGAAGATCGTCGCGCCGACCACGTTGTTGTGGCCGTGGACGGCGTCGACACCGTAGATCAGCGGGATCTGCAACCGGGTCTGTTGGGCCCGCAGTTGGAAGCCGTCGACCATGTCGGCCCAGGCCTCGGGGGTGTTGGGCGTCGGGTTGGAACCGCCGCCGGAGAGCAGGGAGCCCAGTTCGTAGCCGGCGATGTCGTCCTGGGTCTCCAGCGCGCCGCGCTCGGCCTGGGTCATCTGACCGATCTTCTCGTCCACCGTCATCCGGGACAGCAGGTCCCTCACCCGCTTCTCCACCGGGAGCCGGGGGTCGAGGTAGGGCAGGCCGTGCGCGTCGACGACGACGGTGGGCGGGTCGGTCGGGGCGCGGCCGCCGTCGACGGTCAGGGTGATGGGGATGGTCTTGGCGGTCGCCGCCTCGGCGTTCCGCTTGGTGGTGACGGTGAAGGTCTTCACCGCGCCCGAGGGGGTGCCGGCGGGGAAGGTGAGGGTGCCCTCGACGGGGGTGTAGTCCTCGCCGGGCCGCGCGGTGCCCTCGCCGGTGCCGTAACGGACGGTGACGGGTTCGGCCAGCGGCACGTTCCCGGTGGTGCCCACCGAGACCTTCACGGTGGCGGTGTCGCCGTGGTCCACGGTGTAGACGGGGCTGTCGGTGGCGACGCGGGCCCGTACCCCGCCCACGCCGTAGAGTTCGACCTGGTCGAACTCCAGGGTGCCGGACGCGGCGGGCAGGTTGACGGCGTAGCCCCACATGTCGGTCAGTTCCAGCGTCCCGTCGGAGGGGGCGCCGGCCGGCTGGTAGTCGGGGCGGCGGACGAAGTCCTCGAAGGGGGTCTTCACCTGCTTCCAGTCGTCGGTGTCGTCGGTGAAGTACCCGGCCCACAGCTCGGCCTGTCCGGCGTTCGGGCCGCCGTCCTTGACCTCGAACTGGACGCGTTGTCCGCTCCCGGTGCCCTTGACCCAGAAGGACAGGCCCTCGAAGCCGCTCCAGTCCTCGGTGGCGGTCAGGGAGTGGTCGAAGCCGCCCCAGGCGGAGATGCCGTACTCCACGCGCATCGCGCGGTTGAAGGCGTTCGCTCCGGGCCGGGCCTCGGCGGGCACCTGGCTGATCGCCGGAGTGTCCTCGGCGTTGCTGCCGTAGGTGCCGATCGGCCCGGGGAAGGTCCCGTCGAAGTCGTCGACGGTGCGGGTGGGTTCGGCGGCCGCCGCGGTGGGCGTCAACCCCGAGGCGAGGAGGGCGAGGAGGGCGCCGAGCGTCCCCAGCGCCGTTCTCGTCCGTCGCCGTCTGTGGTCGGGTCTTCCGTGCAACAGCTGTCCCATGGCGGCTCCCGTCGGACACGGATCGCTTGTTCAGTAGGTGAACGCACGGAGGTGCTATGTCCCTGTCATGCGCACGGCGCTGATCCTGTATGCGGCCCGATTCGGCGTCAAGCCCCTTGATCAGTGCATTTCTTGGAGGAATCCGGCTCGGCGCCGCCACCTGGACACCGAAAATGAGAGCGCTCTCGACACTACCGCAGGTGAGGGCCCCCGAAGGGACGGGCGGGGCGTCCGCCGCGCGGCGGGGCGGGCCCGGTCGGGCGCCCCGCCACGCGGCGGACGCCGGTGGTCACTCCTGCGGGTAACGGACGCCGACGCGTTCCCGGGCGGCGTCCAGGGTCGCCATCACGGCGAGCGTCCCGTCCAGTGGAACCAGCGGGGACTCGGTCTCCTTCTCCCGCAGGCAGCGCATCACCTCGGCGGCCTCGGGCCCGTAGCCGGTCCCACCGGGCACCTCCGGCACCCGGACCTCCCGCGCCTCGTGCCCCTCGCGGTGCAGGACGAAGGAGCGGGGCGCGAAGAAGCCGTGCGGCAGTTCGATGCGCCCCCGGGTGCCGCTGACGGCCGCCACGGTGGGACCGGCGGAGGCGATGGAGCACGACAGGGTGGCGACGGCGCCGCTGTCGTAGCCGAGCAGCACACCGGTGGTCTCGTCCACCCCCTCGGGCGTCAGATGGGCCCACGCCGCGACCGAGGCGGGCGCGCCGAGGACGAGATGGGCGAACGACACCGGGTAGATCCCCAGGTCCAGCAGGGCGCCGCCGCCCAGCCGGGGGTCGCGCAGCCGGTGCGAGGCGTCCACCGGCGCGACGATGCCGAAGTCGGCGTGGACGGAGCGGACCTCACCGATCTCCCCGCCGGCAACGATGTCGAGCATGCGCCGGATCACCGGGTTGCAGTAGGTCCACATGGCCTCCATCAGGAAGACGCCCTTGCGGCGGGCCAGTTCGACCAGTTCCCGCGCCTGTGCCAGGTTGAGCGTGAGCGGCTTCTCGCACAGCACCGCCTTGCCCGCCTCCAGGCACAGGCGGGCGGCCTCCAGGTGGGCCGAGTGGGGCGTGGCGACGTAGACGACGTCGACGTCCGGGTCGGCGGCCAGCTCGGCCCAGCTCCCGTACGCCCGGGGGATGCCGTGCTCGTCGGCGAAGCGGCGAGCGGACGCGTCCGAGCGGGAGCCCACCGCCGCGATCTCACCGCCGGGCACCTGTGCGAGGTCCCGCGCGAAGGCCCCGGCTATCCCGCCCGTGGCCAGGATGCCCCATCTGATGGTGTCTTCCCTGCGTGTCATGCGCTCCCCCGGCTCTCGGGTGTCGTCGACGTACCCCGCTCACCCTACGGTGGGCGCACCACCGTGCCGAGCGCCGTCCACATGGTGTCCGGCCCTCCCCCGGTCCCGCTCCGCCCCGCCCCGCTCCACCCCGCCGGAGACCGGTTCCGACAGGAGCCTTGCCGCCGCACCCCCGCTGTGTCATATATGTCTGGACCAATTGCCGATCGTGTGAGGGGCTCCCCGTGGGACGGACGTCCACGCCCGCCGTGGCGACCGCGCTGCTCGCCCTCTGCCTGCCGTTGACGGGCTGTCTGCCCGGCGGTGACGGCGACGACGTGCCGCCCACCACGCCGGCCGGTGTGACCGCCCAGGCCGGCAGCGCCACCTCCGTGCACGTGATGTGGAACGGTTCCACCGACGACACGGGAGTGGCCGGGTACGAGGTCCTGCGCTCCGGCGAGAAGGCGGTCGACGTTCCCGGGGACCGGCACATGGTGGACGTCGACGGACTGACGCCGTCCACCACGTACACCTTCAGCGTCCGGGCCCGCGACGCGGCGGGCAACCTCTCGCCGGCCGCCGCCGAGGTGTCCGTCACCACCCCGGCCGCCGCCCCCGACGACGACACCCCGCCCACCCGACCCGAGGAGGCGCGGGGCCGGGCCGAGGGCGCTCGCGCCGCCTCCCTGCGCTGGAAGGCCGCAAAGGACGACCACGGCGTGTCCTCCTACGAGGTCCACCAGGGCGGCACCGCGATCCACAGCGTGCCCGGCGACGCGACCGAGACGCTGGTGACGGGGCTGCGTCCCGGTGTGCGCTACTCCTTCACCGTCGTCGCGCGCGACGCGGCGGGCAACGCCTCCCCCGCGAGCCGGACCGTGGAGCTCACCACCGACCCGGCGCCGGGCGGTGGCCCCGGCACGGCACCCGGCGACTTCCGGGCCACCGTCCGCACCACCGGGGACGGCACGCACCTGGACCTGTCCTGGGTGCCGCCGGCGACGGGCGGGAGGATCACCCAGTACGAGATCCACCTCGACGGGAAGCTCGCCACCACCCTCAACTGGAGCACCGGGACGTCCGGGGGCAGGATCGAGTACGACCTCTACCTCGGCCGGGAGCGGGACGTCACCCACACCGTGCGCCTGCGCGCCCGGCTCCCCGACGGCACCTGGGGCGCCTTCTCCGAGCGACGGACCGTCACCACCGACGGGGCCGCCGGCGGGGGGTGAGGGCCGGTGGCCCCGCCGGGCTACGGTGGAGGCGTGCGCCTGTTGCTGACCTCCGACACCCACCTGCCCAAACGCGCCCGACACCTGCCCGACGAGCTGCTGGCCCGTGTCGCGGAGGCCGACGTGGTGGTCCACGCCGGGGACTGGGTGGACACCGCCACCCTCGACCTGCTCCGGGAGCGGTCGCGGTGCCTGATCGGCGTGTACGGCAACAACGACGGCCCCGAACTGCGGGCCCGACTGCCCGAGGTGGCCCGCGCGGAGCCGGGAGGGCTGCGCCTGGGCGTCGTCCACGAGACGGGGCCCAGGCGGGGACGGGAGAAGCGGTGCGCCGAACGCTTCCCCGACCTGGACGTCCTGGTCTTCGGACACAGCCACATCCCCTGGGACACCACGGCCGCCAGGCCCGACGGCGGGACGTTGCGGCTGCTCAACCCCGGCTCCCCCACCGACCGCCGCGCCCAGCCCCACTGCACCTACATGACCGCCTCCGTGGTGGCGGGCGAACTCCGCGACGTGGAACTGCACCGGCTGCCGCCCCGCCGCTGAGACCGGGGGCACCGGTCGGCCGCCCGGGTACGAGCCGACCGCCGCGCACCGCACCGCACCGCTCCCGGTCGCCGACCCGGCCCCCGGGACGCACCGCCCGGCGCCCGGCCGGTTTACGCTCCTCCCATGACCGACGAGGAAGAGGGAGCCGTGGAACACACGGACACGGTGATCGACCTCAACGCCGATCTCGGCGAGGGCTTCGGGCGGTGGCGGCTCACCGACGACGAGGGGTTGCTCTCCGTCGTCAGCAGCGCCAACGTCGCGTGCGGCTTCCACGCCGGCGATCCGACCACCATGCGGCGGGTGTGCGCGGAGGCGGCCGAGCGGGGCGTGGCGATCGGCGCCCAGGTCGCCTACCGCGATCTGGCGGGCTTCGGCCGGCGGGCGATGGACGTCCCCGAGGAGGAACTGGCCGACGAGGTCGCCTACCAGATCGGTGCCCTGCGGGTCTTCGCCGAGGCGGCCGGGGCGCGGGTCGCGTACGTCAAACCACACGGCGCGCTCTACAACCGCACGGTGCGCGACGCGGCCCAGGCGCGGGCCGTCGTCGCGGGAGTGCTGTCGGCCGGCGGTGGGCTGCCGGTGTTGGGGTTGCCCGGTTCGCTGCTGCTGGCGTCCGCCGGCGAGGCCGGACTGCCCGTGGTCACCGAGGCGTTCGCCGATCGCGGCTACACCCCCGAGGGCACGTTGGTGCCGCGGCGGGAGCCCGGCGCGGTGCTGACCGATCCCGACGCCGTGGTGGCCCAGGCCCTGGACATCGCGCTGCGCGGGCGGGTGCGGACGGACACCGGGTCGGTCGCCGCCGGCGCCAGGTCGCTGTGCGTGCACGGCGACACCCCGGGCGCCGTCGCGCTGGCCCGACGGGTGCGGGAGGCGCTCCAGGGGGCCGGGGTGCGGATCGGGGCGTTCGCGTGAGGATGCTGCCCATGGGCAGACGGGCCCTGTTGGTGGAGGTGGAGAGCACCGAGCGGGCCCAGGCCCTCCACGCCGAACTGCTGCGGTTGCGGGAGGCCGGCGAGCTGCCCGCGGTGGACGAGATCGTCCCGGCCGCGGTCACCGTCCTGGTGGACGGGGTGGACGATCCGGTGG carries:
- a CDS encoding lactonase family protein, whose translation is MTDHQRRPTRRTALTLLGAAAGGLASAPTATARPTPGGRRPRVHLGAYTGDDTAHGIGTASADPVTGALRVEEVTPAADPSFLALSATGRVLYAVNETTDGRVVAHALAPDGTLRRLLGKAPSGGAHPCHLALHPGGRHLFTANYTSGTVAVVALRPDGAPKGVTQVVRYTGSGPDPDRQEGPHAHMVLPDPTGRRLLTADLGTDSVHVHRFDPRRGRLDEGTRVPMPSGSGPRHLALHPSGRTAYVLGELDSTLTSCAYDPDRGTLTPVATVPVLPEGASAEGTTAAEVLVSADGRFVYASNRGHDLIAVLAVDPLDTARLRPVSHHPCGGRSPRHIALDPTQRLLYAANQDSGTVTVLRRDPRSGVLSPGAEPLPYAGVVCVLPAPARP
- a CDS encoding glycoside hydrolase family 3 N-terminal domain-containing protein; translated protein: MGQLLHGRPDHRRRRTRTALGTLGALLALLASGLTPTAAAAEPTRTVDDFDGTFPGPIGTYGSNAEDTPAISQVPAEARPGANAFNRAMRVEYGISAWGGFDHSLTATEDWSGFEGLSFWVKGTGSGQRVQFEVKDGGPNAGQAELWAGYFTDDTDDWKQVKTPFEDFVRRPDYQPAGAPSDGTLELTDMWGYAVNLPAASGTLEFDQVELYGVGGVRARVATDSPVYTVDHGDTATVKVSVGTTGNVPLAEPVTVRYGTGEGTARPGEDYTPVEGTLTFPAGTPSGAVKTFTVTTKRNAEAATAKTIPITLTVDGGRAPTDPPTVVVDAHGLPYLDPRLPVEKRVRDLLSRMTVDEKIGQMTQAERGALETQDDIAGYELGSLLSGGGSNPTPNTPEAWADMVDGFQLRAQQTRLQIPLIYGVDAVHGHNNVVGATIFPHNTGLGAARDPELVEDTAHVTAEEVRATGIPWNFSPCLCVSRDERWGRAYEAYSEDPALVTRLATAVEGHQGRADGSDLKDADRVLATAKHYVGDGGTEFGSSTTGTYTIDQGVTRTTRQELEAVHIAPFVEAVDEGVGTVMPSFSSVDFLGDGEGPVKMHAHADLITDVLKGELGFDGFVISDWQAIDQIPGDYASDVRTSINAGLDMIMVPYDYKAFTSTLREQVDSGAVPMSRIDDAVARILTKKFQLGLFEKPYADRTHLDEVGSAEHRGLAREAAADSQVLLKNDGDLLPLKGDEKLYVAGSNADDLGNQSGGWTITWQGTSGDITEGTTILEGLGEVAPEAEVTFSEDASAPTGGHEVGVVVVGETPYAEGVGDVGNGHDLRLSDADRKAIDTVCGAMDCAVLIVSGRPQIVTDQLGDIDALVASWLPGSEGAGVADTLFGERPFTGRLPVSWPRSAEQVPVNVGDREYAPLYPYGWGLRTDSARDRLAEVRDDLLDRRRDGAARAAAAHLRHALKGSHWRADGTVRDAHAVLRSLGKAAGKLERVKGDPYLLADEVVSVARDIAQAALLRAGDDASGKAVARTADADHALASGEYAKAVRHLTEAHRLAR
- a CDS encoding Gfo/Idh/MocA family protein — encoded protein: MTRREDTIRWGILATGGIAGAFARDLAQVPGGEIAAVGSRSDASARRFADEHGIPRAYGSWAELAADPDVDVVYVATPHSAHLEAARLCLEAGKAVLCEKPLTLNLAQARELVELARRKGVFLMEAMWTYCNPVIRRMLDIVAGGEIGEVRSVHADFGIVAPVDASHRLRDPRLGGGALLDLGIYPVSFAHLVLGAPASVAAWAHLTPEGVDETTGVLLGYDSGAVATLSCSIASAGPTVAAVSGTRGRIELPHGFFAPRSFVLHREGHEAREVRVPEVPGGTGYGPEAAEVMRCLREKETESPLVPLDGTLAVMATLDAARERVGVRYPQE
- a CDS encoding fibronectin type III domain-containing protein encodes the protein MGRTSTPAVATALLALCLPLTGCLPGGDGDDVPPTTPAGVTAQAGSATSVHVMWNGSTDDTGVAGYEVLRSGEKAVDVPGDRHMVDVDGLTPSTTYTFSVRARDAAGNLSPAAAEVSVTTPAAAPDDDTPPTRPEEARGRAEGARAASLRWKAAKDDHGVSSYEVHQGGTAIHSVPGDATETLVTGLRPGVRYSFTVVARDAAGNASPASRTVELTTDPAPGGGPGTAPGDFRATVRTTGDGTHLDLSWVPPATGGRITQYEIHLDGKLATTLNWSTGTSGGRIEYDLYLGRERDVTHTVRLRARLPDGTWGAFSERRTVTTDGAAGGG
- a CDS encoding YfcE family phosphodiesterase; this translates as MRLLLTSDTHLPKRARHLPDELLARVAEADVVVHAGDWVDTATLDLLRERSRCLIGVYGNNDGPELRARLPEVARAEPGGLRLGVVHETGPRRGREKRCAERFPDLDVLVFGHSHIPWDTTAARPDGGTLRLLNPGSPTDRRAQPHCTYMTASVVAGELRDVELHRLPPRR
- a CDS encoding 5-oxoprolinase subunit PxpA, producing MIDLNADLGEGFGRWRLTDDEGLLSVVSSANVACGFHAGDPTTMRRVCAEAAERGVAIGAQVAYRDLAGFGRRAMDVPEEELADEVAYQIGALRVFAEAAGARVAYVKPHGALYNRTVRDAAQARAVVAGVLSAGGGLPVLGLPGSLLLASAGEAGLPVVTEAFADRGYTPEGTLVPRREPGAVLTDPDAVVAQALDIALRGRVRTDTGSVAAGARSLCVHGDTPGAVALARRVREALQGAGVRIGAFA